The sequence AACAAAATTATACATTATGGACTCCACATGTTTCAAACCCactcgcacacacacgcacatatgttcaattaaagagagagagagagagagagagagagagagagagagagagagagagagaggagagagagagagagagagagagagagagagagtctgtggggGTGTGGTGTAAAGTGATGGCACCTGTATATTGTTGATAATTAATACAATAGGTTTATTGaccctaaatatatatacaaatataaatctttcagttcttgttttttttttttttgtcttttgcgtCGATAAAGAAAAAGTcaggttatagttatagttattaaaATCTCTATTAAATTGATATCGATTTCATTAAAATCATTGtttaaacaaaacaaaacgaaTTGATGAAATTTCTTTAAGAGGAAATATATTAAaggaagattgttttttttttttttacatatattctcAGTAATAAAAAgtgttattcatatttcatttcatgTCTCTATACTCATTCATAATTCATGAATTTTAATTAACTTTTCGAGCCTCAATATTACCAATAGGATTTAAGATGTGTAATAAGTTTTAGCGTAGCTAAAGATCACCCAGCCGAGTACTGACCGAAGTGAATGTGGCTAAACATTAAATCTATATAAGGTAACAAGCTATACTCTTAACTACTGATGGTATGAGTAATTTGTAAATACATacgtacacaaccacacacatagacacacacacacacacacacacacacattatatatatatatatatatatatatatatatatatatatatatatatatatatatatatatatatacatatatatatatatatatatatatatatatatatatatatatatatatatatatgtatatatatacattatgtatatatatatatatatatatatatatatatatatatatatatatatagatatacagtatatatatacatatatatgtgtatgtatgtttatatatatataaatatatatatatatatataatatatatatttattaaatactatatatatatatatatatatatatatatatatatatacatatatatatatatatatatgtttgtgtatatatatatatatatatatatatatatatatatatatatacatatatttatatataacctcTCTATATACAATttttgtaccatatatatatatatatatatatgtttgtgtatatgtatatatatatatatattttatatatatatatatatatatatatatatatatatatatatattatatatatatatatatatatatatatatttatatatatacatatatatagcatatacatacataaaaaatagaatatatttatatatatatattatatatatatttatatatatacatatatatagcatatacatacatataaaatataatatacttatatatattatatatatatctatgtactgtatatatgtttatgtatatacatatatatatatatatatatatatatatatatatatatatatatatatctatatatatatatatatatatatatatatatatatatatatatatatatatatatatatatatacatgagccctctatatacatattttgtacaatatatatataaataaatatatatatatatatatatatatatatatatatatatatatatatatatatatatatacacacacacacacacacacacacacatatatatatatatatatatatatatatatatatatatatataatatatatatatataagccctgtatatacatattttgtaccatatatatatatatacatatatttgcatttatactgtatatatatatatatatatatatatatatatatatatatatatatatatatattatatatatatatatatatatatatatatatatatatatatacacacacatatatatatatacatatatatatatatatatatatatatatatatatatatatatatatatatatatacatatatttacatcattatcatcatcatcataatcatcatcaccatcagccataactaatccacttcaggacaaaagactcagacatgtccatccacttacatctgtttatggtctttctacgctagATTATACCAgaaatttttttagttcgtcaattcatcatcttcttatatatgtatatatatatgtatgaaattatatatatatatatatatatatatatatatatatatatatatacatatatatatatgtatgtatacatatatatgcgtgtatataatacagtacagtatatatatatatatatatatatatatatatttatatatatatatatatatatatatatatatatatatatatatatatatatatatatatatatatatatatatatatatagatgtgagcgaggcaagagactgtgctagaaataggaatgaatggcgagcgattgtgacgcagttccgttaggccctgctgctgcctccgatgccttagttgaccgcggaggtagcagcagtaggggattcagcattatgaagcttcatctgtggtggataatgtgggagggtgggctatgacaccctagcagtaccagctgaactcggttgagtcccttgttagactgggaggaacgtagagagtagaggtcccctttttgtttttgtttctttgttgatgtcggctaccccccaaaattgggggaagtgccttggtatatgtatatatgtatatatatatatatatatatatatatatatatatatatatatgtatatatatatatatatatatatatatatatatgtttgtgtacatatgtatatatatatatgtatatatatatatatatatatatatatatatatatatatatatatatatatatatgtgtgtgtgtagatatatatctctttctatatacatgcatatgtgtatacattacAGCCACGTACGGAAAAAATGAAAAGACGTGCCagttattattacttttcttttattaatgacATCAACGGACTCAGAGGGTTTGGGTTCCTAGTGTTTAGGATTATAGTCATAGAACCGGTTGATCAGAGAGGAATCCTATAATCTATgttaatgactatacccaaagtaATATTGTTGGATCCTTCTTAATTGCTGCATCAAAGGTCACTATTATACCTAATCCCTGGCCTGTTTTCTGTTAATCTCGTATTGtcctcttttctaaaatctgacttatctagaATCATCAAGATACTGACAGCTGAGGGATCCCAATCTTCTGTATAAATATGATCTCTTTGCACATTCATTCTCATTGTGAGTCTGTTGATGTTGCTAATAAGTCCAAAGTATAAATTCTAATCAAATCTATCCGCTTTTACTTTCGTGGCtctaatacatatttcatattcatcacgtgtcagcttacgtgatttctacacatatgtatgtatgtatgcgaacaataacaacaaaggcagccatttctaatccactgcaaaataaaggtctcagatatatccttattcatgtctgaggcttggccaattttcatcaccacgttggccactgcggattggtgaggtTGGGAAATTTTAGTCTGATAGCTCTCAATAAACTAATCTGGTATGGGtgtacctgactagtacagctttgctaatcctggcgatacacaaacactttcacgatgttaaggtattcccactcggaAAGGgttatcactgtgtatatatatatatatatatatatatatatatatatatatatatatatatatatatatatatatatatatatatatatatatatatatataaaacagatgtgCATGTGGGTTATCCTTATGCATGCTATACAAATTAAATGTCTCAATCCAAATAAACACAGTCATACTTTCTCAGGCAATAACCCCATGGAATAAATGCGCCACTAAATTACCCTTATGACCTAAATGAGATTCGTTTCATTCATGTATAAATCATGAGATCATGGCATTTGTATTCAGAATCTCCGTCACATGACAATGGAAGAATTGAATTCCTTACGACCTGGGACATTACAATTCATTAGATGTAATTGTGCCGGAAGAGGGAGGGAGAAGAGGAGgggtaggggagagggggagagaagggggaagggaaggggtggGGGAGAGGGGGGTGAGGGAGAGGAAGTGTAACGTCAGCCAGAGTTGATGTTATACAGTTATCTTGTtggttttatctatctatctatctatctatctatatatctatctagctatctattcataattgaaataatgaataatcaaataacaggtgaataaataaataaatcaaacatagataaataaatatagacaCATATAGCTTTACTATATAAGTAAATGCATATGAGAAATAAtagcaaataacataaaatatctcaagatcagtagctacgttaaaatagatctgtcatatgtaaacaatgaaGGGAGGATCATTTCagcatatccagagagagagagagagagagagagagagagagagagagagagagagagagagagagagagagagagagagagtgtgtttacaaAGTAGACAAATGTTACATGAACATAAAAGTAAAAATGTGCATCTAAATAAACGAACTTACAGACACATATGCTAGAGTACACGCATGTGTGAATCCACAAAAAAAATGCCACCCCATTATCAACTATCGATCGCTGTCAGGTGCATAGAACACATCCAACAGGTGGGGCTTTTGGGCAGAGATGATATGCAAACGTCACCATCCACGTTCGCCCGGCCGGTCTGCTGTCCATTTCTGAAGAAGAGATTCGACTTCGCGCATCGGACATTTTCTGTTTCACCAAGTTATGGTTTATACACTGTGAGTTgctgtcccctttttttcattctcGCTTATTTTCATGActttggaattgagagagagagagagagagagagagagagagagagagagagagagagagagagagagagagagagagagagagagagagagagagaatggggttcgagacccgttcaagctctatagttttttatagtatctgcaacgtcaccatccttacgagctttaaggatgggggttttgggagcgcctataggtctacctgctgcgtcatcagccgtcattgcttggcccttccttggtcctagcttgatggataagtgccttggacgctgatcatacgtatatatgttcAATGTCTAGGATATCATgctgtcccatgcctctgtcattcacgagttaTCTTTTAACCTTTATCATTGtgatcattattattcaaattcaaaatgAGTATAAGTTCTTATGAACAAGACGATAATTCGTGAACTTTCTACTGAATACAACGTTCAAGTaagtaaaaaacaacaacaaaaactgcaTGAGGTCTATCGTCTACTATCCCTTTCTCCTGCAGGTGGCGACGGTGCGCCTTCCGAGTGAGATATCACCTCCTCCTAAAAGGAtgtctcatcctcatcatcactgtCCTGTCCTCCATGCTCTCCTTCGGACACACGAAGGACATCAGGATACCGGAAGTCTATCAGAATCTGAAGAATCTTTATCATCTATATGACTCAGAGTATGTCGCGGAAGACGGAAATCCGCTCGGGCATGACGATGATGAACGCGGCGAAAATGGAGATGGAGGGATGGTTTCCTATGACGAAGATGATGATTTATTGAGAAGTTCCGAAGGTGGATTGGAAGACGGCAGTGTGGAAGGAATGAGAAAAGTTAACAGTGATTTAGGAGAGCCAGAGAAGAAAGGTAATGAGGAAGAAGTGAAAGATAATGGTGAGAAATCACATGAAAATGAAGGGCTCAAAGAAAATGCGAATAAAGGAAAGGGCTACCCAAGAGTCGTGATGTTGTGGACGACTTGGAGAAGTGGCTCCACATTCTTAGGTGACCTACTGGTTTCTGCGGTGAATGAAACATTTTACAGGTTAGTAACGGGTCTATGTGAATGAGTTTGGTATCATTCTCAAGGTAAATAACTCGAGTGGGTCCTTTTAAAAACTATTGACTCTCCCACGATAGTGTTTTTCGGTGTGGACCTCCAACGCTTGGTGTCTGAGTCTTCTACTAGATTTTGTATTCAAGTTATCTGTTCAATATCGTCAACATATCTTTTTGATCTACTTTGATATTAAATTGGCCCAGAAGGTCTTCAAACATGTCCCCATATTCGACTCGAAACATGTCCCCAAATTTGACTTAAAACTTGTCCTCAAATTCGACTTGAAACTTGTCCTCAAATTCAACTTGAAACATGTCCCCAAATTTGATTTGAAACTTGTCCTCAAATATGACGCGAAACATGTTCACAAATTCGACTTGAAACATGTCCCAAAATTTGATTTGAAACTTGTCCTCAAATATGACGCGAAACATGTCCCCAAATTCGACTCAAAACATGTTCCCAAATGCGACTTGAAACATGTCCACAAATTCGACTTGAAACATGTCCACAAATTCGACTTGAAATATGTCCACAAATTCGACTTGAAACATGTTTCCAAATTCGACTTGAAACATGTTTCCAAATTCGACTTGAAACATGTCCCCAAATTCGACTCGAAACGTGTTCCCAAATTCGACTTGAAACATGTTTCCAAATTCGGCGTGAAACATGTCTCCAAATTCGACTCAAAACATGTTCAAAAATTCGGCTTGAAACATGTTCCCAAATTTGACTTGAAACATGTCCACAAATTCGACTTGAAACATGTCCACAAATTCGGATCGAAACATGTCCACAGATTCGACTTTAAACATATCCTcaaatttgacttaaaattgccCTCAAATTCGACGTGAAACATGTCCCCAAATTCGATACGAAACATGTCCCCAAATTCGACTCGAAACATGTCCCCAAATTCGACTCGAAACATGTCCCCAAATTCGACTCGAAACATGTCCCCAAATTCGACTCGAAACGTGTTCCCAAATTCGACTTGAAACATGTTTCCAAATTCGGCGTGAAACATGTCTCCAAATTCGACTCAAAACATGTTCAAAAATTCGGCTTGAAACATGTTCCCAAATTGGACTTGAAACATGTCCACAAATTCGACTTGAAACATGTCCACAAATTCGGATCGAAACATGTCCACAGATTCGACTTTAAACATATCCTcaaatttgacttaaaattgccCTCAAATTCGACGTGAAACATGTCCCCAAATTCGATACGAAACATGTCCCCAAATTCGACTCGAAACATGTCCCCCAAATTCGACTCGAAACATGTCCCCAAATTCGACTCGAAACATGTCCACAAATTCGACTCGAAACATGTCCACAAATTCGACAACACCAAATCAACTCTCGCTGATAGGAAAAGACGTAGTATCGGATAATCCATTTAATTATATGACAGTTCTGATCCACTTCATCTAATTGAAATGCAACGTTAAATCAAGAATGGTCAAAGCAAGGGTCTTGCTATCATGGGTTAAATTCCAGGTCTTGtcataaaaggtcaaggtcaaaatctaAGCAAAAGAGGGCAACATCAAATCAAGATAAGTTAAAGTCATGATAAAATCAAAAGAAGTCAAATTTAAGGTCAAATAGAACAATAACAATTTGAATTCATTGTAATGTATCCCCAAAGTGCTATCcttaattactttcattattctcatttatcTTTCCATTGCTACTTATGTCTCTATCAATTGGTTACTTTGTTTATCTTTGATTTTCTGTTATTcacctaatgatgataataataataataataataataataataataataataataataataataataataataataataataatagtaataataataataataataataataataaatacatcttGCCTCTTGGTTGTCTGATCTGTAACAATATTTCGAGATCCCATTCATCTGTACAAAATTACCCCAAGATTTTTATTTATCTCTCATCATCAccgataataacaacagcaacaacaattccatcttttctTCAGCTATGAACCTCTGATCCCCTATGGGGTGCGAATCTTCAGGTACGACGACGAACACACCAGAGATGCACTTACATACCTCACAGATCTCTTCAGGTGTGATTTGACTAATCATAAGTGGCAGGTAAACTTTAAAAGAATCTATAAGGTAAGTCTTTATGAATGATATATCtagatacatacacacgtatatatatatatatatatatatatatatatatatatatatatatatatatatatatatatatatatatatatatatatatatatacatatatatacacaggcatgtCCTTTTCTAAGTGaggctaccttaacgtggtggaagggggATTGCGTATCgctaagatcagcaaagctgtactagccaaggcTACCCCTACTAGGTTGACTTGatgtgagtgatcagatgaaaatctaccagcatcaccaatccgtactaagcagcgtggtgatgaaaatggccaaataccagacatgaataaggacatatctgaggacttaGTTCTACAgtagactaaaaacggctgcatttgttgttgtgtgtgtgtgtatacttgtgagtgtgtgtgtatctatctatcatgTTTCAGGTGCGCCGTATGGCTCAAGAAAAATGCTACAGACGCCGTAACACTTATCTCATGAAGAATTGCGCAGATTCGAAAGTAGACTGTGGGAATCCAACTGTTATTAGCAATGCTTGCAAATCTGCAAACTTCCACTTTGCAAAGGTAATATCTTGCCAATTATTTGTCTCCAGATGGAAATGAAATCCATAATGCCTTTTTTGGTAATAAACTATAAGTAAATATATTCAGAAATTTTGATACAACACGAACATTTTCTTACAAACGTTTCGCATTTAGGTTCTGCGTCTTGGCCTAGTCTGGGCAAGGAAACTGTTAGACGACCCTTCTCTCGAcctacagatcatatatatggttcgAGACCCGAGACCCAGTGATAAGGTAGATAATGTCAAGTTCGATTCAGGGGCACAGCTGGAGGTTTGAGGGCCCAGTAAAGAGGCATTCCCCTCCACCTTACCCTTGAAATCATTGGAGAGTTGgtggtaattttaaatgtatactCACATAATCCTATTTTATAACCCTGCTAAGGAGCACACCCTTCATTGGAGCCACCTCCTCTTTTGGAGGTCCTTTTTATTGGAGTGTCCCTTGTATTGGAAGCACCTTTTATTGGAGGGCCACCTTTACTCGAGTGTCCACTTAATGGAGTTCCCTTTATTTTAGTGCCCCTTTTATCGGAAGGCCACCTATTGAAGGCCCCCTTTATTGGAGATCCCCTTTATTGGAGGGCAGCCCTTATTGGAGATCACCTTTATTGGAGTGCCCCTTTTATTGGAGGCCCACCTTATTGGAGGGCCACTTTATTGGAGGGCCCCCTTATTGGAGCTCCCCTTTATTGGAGGGCCTGCCTTAATTGGAGTGCCCCCTTTATTGGTGGCCCCCTTTATTGAAGGCCCAGGGGCATTTTCAAAATGGTACTCCATCCCGTCCCCCACTGGTTGTGTTTCAGTTTGCAAAACCCTTAACATCAAAAGCTTACCGGACCAATCCTTCAAATGCTGTACCTTGTGACTGATATATCAACGCGTTCAGAAAAACTAAGATGATTCCCCTTTTCTTGTTTTATGTGACTACATCTAGTAAGGaattcttttcttcccttttctcaaGCTCTCGGAAGCCCTACGGATGGTGTAGAAGTGACTGCAGAAATATCACCAACGTATGTCGTCATCTCAGATTTGACTTGCAAGACTCACGCCAGTTAGAGGTTGATTATCCTGACAGGTAAGGTCATAGTTACCTGAAGTCCTCCCTGTAGTGTTAGTTCATAACGAAGATATGGACGGGGCAGTGCAAGAGacgaaataatcataaaaattgcaTTCGAGATTTCCTGGATATTTTCTGACACTTAGGAGAACTATGCCATAGGTAATAAGGACAATACACCTAGTTGTCTAGTCATCTAGTTATCCAGCCTAATTTTAAGTTTTACCTCGTAGTTTTGCTCAGGATTCCAACCTCCTTTGCACAAGGCCATGTGGCccaaattttataaataattttgtgtCTACTTAAAGGTGGATTGGGATTTTGGGAAGTAAATGATTAACGGAAATACATAATTTCCTGACATTGATCTGTTATGGAAGATATTCTAAAATAGCTAATAATATACAACATTAAGGCTGTAAAAGTATTTATACAGGTTTTCATTGGTTGGCTGGTAGTCACTGCTGTCCCAATTTCGTTTGAAACATCCATCCTAGAAAAAAAGGCTTACGAAGAAAAATTAATACTGAATTATTGGCTAGTATTATTGATTTGCATCCTCTGTTCTTTTTTCAAAACAATTATATTTGCACCAAGAATTGTATTGTTAAACTCAAggaatttgaatatatttacagtTTTGAAAATCACGTAGCACTCTCACTAAACAATCATAAACGTCTTCTTCCAGATTCAAGTTCATCCAGTACGAGAAACTCAGTCTGGATACTGAAACATATGTCAAAGATCTGTGGAACTTTTTGCACCTGGACATGACAGAGGCGGTTATGAAGAAGGTGCGAGATTTGACCAGCAACAATGGGAAAGATGGAGCCTTTGACACGAACAGGTGGGTCATTCGGAGATGACCTACCTATAAGCTCATATCTATgtttgcaaacacacacatatacatatatgcatatataacctatatacagtatatccctttctgagtggggtataccttaacgtggtgaaagggttcgtgtattgccATAGTAAgtaatggccagtgtggtgatgaaaactggccagaccccagtcatgactaaggacatgtctgagaccgttattctgcagtgaactagaaacggctaaatttttgttgtatataatggatttttgggtgagatagccatgtcgtcctgatggattcagaaataatattgcagggggcatggaacctgcatgtattatgaccataaaacaTGCATGTTCCATACCCCCAGCATTATTATTTCCGaatccatcaggacgatatggcttgagcccaaaaatactcacacacacacacacacacacacacacacacacacacacacacacacacacacacacacacacatatatatatatatatatatatatatatatatatatatatatatatatatatatatatatctcaaagcgAAGTcctaaagaaggcaaccgtgttaccccatacgaatgggaaaaagcaaGCTAATAGacgaataagaatatatatatatatatatatatatatatatatatatatatatatatatatatatatatatatatatatatatatatatatatatatatatatatatacagtatatatatatatatatatatatatatatatatatatatatatatatatatatatatatatatatatatatatatatatatatgaacagaaatTGACTGTGGACTATCCactgtacggagagagagagagagagagagagagagagagagagagagagagagagagagaga comes from Palaemon carinicauda isolate YSFRI2023 chromosome 19, ASM3689809v2, whole genome shotgun sequence and encodes:
- the LOC137658369 gene encoding carbohydrate sulfotransferase 1-like; this translates as MVYTLWRRCAFRVRYHLLLKGCLILIITVLSSMLSFGHTKDIRIPEVYQNLKNLYHLYDSEYVAEDGNPLGHDDDERGENGDGGMVSYDEDDDLLRSSEGGLEDGSVEGMRKVNSDLGEPEKKGNEEEVKDNGEKSHENEGLKENANKGKGYPRVVMLWTTWRSGSTFLGDLLVSAVNETFYSYEPLIPYGVRIFRYDDEHTRDALTYLTDLFRCDLTNHKWQVRRMAQEKCYRRRNTYLMKNCADSKVDCGNPTVISNACKSANFHFAKVLRLGLVWARKLLDDPSLDLQIIYMVRDPRPSDKVDNVNSRKPYGWCRSDCRNITNVCRHLRFDLQDSRQLEVDYPDRFKFIQYEKLSLDTETYVKDLWNFLHLDMTEAVMKKVRDLTSNNGKDGAFDTNRDTTEHTFSWRQKMAFESVAEVQRACDDVIRQLGLRSFPTNGDLRNMKISTFLSKEDEST